Proteins encoded within one genomic window of Salinisphaera sp. T31B1:
- a CDS encoding ABC transporter substrate-binding protein, translating to MKLNRIIRRAIGVGAVTAVLGLGTAGLAQAAEVNIGFTGPLSGGAALYGQNTLEGLKMAAAEINEAGGIEVDGQSYDINLVSLDDKYAPSQSAVNGKRLVQQYHAPVVFVPHSGGTFALQAFNQRDNFLVMSYTSIPSVTEKGNKLTVKIPPNFTDYIKPFVNIEMQRFGKKLAVANATHDYAKYWTKAFVPAWEAAGGEVVASNPMDYNKSADFYTGVSKVLAADPDVLFVGGASEPTGLVVRQARELGFEGGFVIMDQAKIDEVAQVAGGMDAVEGAVGVTPLAESTNPGAPIFVKKFKADHDGLPTSETAYNYFALHLIARAMQAAGSVDDPKAIRAAIPEALADLPIEQNPYDVKKITDSGNLAVDVEIAEVVDGKIELKRKSDIDE from the coding sequence ATGAAGCTCAACCGAATCATCCGCCGGGCAATCGGTGTAGGTGCGGTCACCGCCGTCCTTGGCCTGGGCACGGCCGGTCTCGCGCAGGCCGCCGAGGTGAATATCGGCTTCACCGGCCCGCTGTCCGGCGGCGCCGCGTTGTATGGCCAGAATACGCTCGAGGGGCTCAAGATGGCGGCCGCCGAGATCAACGAGGCGGGCGGTATCGAAGTCGACGGACAGTCCTACGATATCAATCTGGTCTCTCTGGACGACAAGTACGCACCCAGCCAGTCGGCGGTCAATGGCAAACGGCTGGTTCAGCAATACCACGCGCCGGTGGTGTTCGTGCCGCATTCGGGGGGCACATTCGCGCTGCAGGCGTTCAACCAGCGCGACAACTTCCTGGTGATGTCCTATACCTCGATCCCGTCGGTGACCGAGAAGGGCAACAAGCTCACGGTCAAGATTCCGCCCAATTTCACCGACTACATCAAGCCGTTCGTGAATATCGAGATGCAGCGCTTCGGCAAGAAACTGGCCGTGGCCAACGCCACGCACGACTACGCCAAATACTGGACCAAGGCGTTCGTGCCGGCCTGGGAAGCCGCTGGCGGCGAAGTTGTGGCCAGCAACCCGATGGACTACAACAAGTCGGCGGATTTCTATACCGGCGTGAGCAAGGTGCTGGCTGCCGATCCCGACGTACTGTTCGTCGGCGGTGCCTCCGAGCCGACCGGCCTGGTGGTGCGCCAGGCCCGCGAATTGGGCTTTGAGGGTGGTTTCGTGATCATGGATCAGGCCAAGATCGATGAGGTCGCGCAGGTCGCCGGCGGCATGGATGCGGTCGAGGGCGCGGTCGGTGTAACGCCACTGGCCGAATCCACCAATCCCGGTGCGCCGATTTTCGTGAAGAAGTTCAAGGCCGACCACGACGGTCTGCCGACCTCGGAGACCGCTTACAACTACTTCGCGCTGCATCTGATCGCCCGCGCAATGCAGGCGGCTGGCAGCGTCGACGATCCGAAGGCGATCCGAGCGGCGATCCCCGAGGCGCTGGCCGATCTGCCGATCGAACAAAATCCGTACGACGTGAAGAAAATCACCGACTCCGGCAATCTGGCGGTCGACGTCGAGATCGCCGAAGTCGTCGACGGCAAGATCGAGCTCAAGCGAAAATCCGATATCGACGAATAG
- a CDS encoding branched-chain amino acid ABC transporter permease, with protein MNAVTNFLTSSAMRWLLLGLAIVYPFVAPGEYQIYVMAMAFVWAIAVYGMNIITGYCGQLNLAHGGFFAIGAYTVAILTVDHAWLFWPAFMAAGVAGAVFGLVVGLISLRLKEHYFAIFTLCVGFIIYILIEKWGALTHGTLGIINIAPPEGFGVFDFARTLDFYYLVLGFLVVAVWLTRRISESLLGRTFRAIRISDDLAASLGINLMRNKVLAFVLSTIYAALAGALYAGVVRFIGPAEADILHTFDMIAYLLVGGIGTLMGPIVGTLIITWATQWLQSFEEYRMIIFGPMLVLLVIFFPKGIVGSFLAWRARRAARRATVPARSSPVSTARSTPRASEGRDHA; from the coding sequence ATGAACGCCGTCACGAACTTCCTGACCAGTTCGGCGATGCGCTGGCTGCTGCTGGGCCTGGCGATCGTCTATCCGTTCGTTGCCCCGGGCGAATACCAGATCTATGTGATGGCGATGGCCTTCGTGTGGGCGATCGCGGTCTACGGCATGAACATCATCACCGGTTACTGCGGGCAGCTGAATCTGGCCCATGGCGGCTTCTTTGCCATCGGCGCCTACACGGTGGCGATTCTCACCGTGGACCATGCCTGGCTGTTCTGGCCGGCCTTTATGGCCGCCGGCGTGGCCGGTGCCGTGTTCGGGCTCGTGGTCGGCCTGATCTCGCTGCGCTTGAAAGAACACTACTTCGCGATCTTCACGCTGTGCGTGGGTTTCATCATCTATATCCTGATCGAGAAATGGGGGGCGCTGACCCACGGCACCCTGGGGATCATCAACATCGCGCCGCCGGAAGGCTTCGGCGTATTCGATTTCGCCCGCACGCTGGATTTCTACTATCTCGTGCTCGGTTTTCTGGTGGTCGCGGTCTGGCTGACGCGGCGCATCTCTGAATCCTTGCTGGGTCGCACCTTCCGGGCGATCCGTATCAGCGACGACCTGGCCGCCTCGCTGGGCATCAATCTCATGCGCAACAAGGTGCTGGCCTTCGTGCTGTCGACCATCTATGCGGCGCTCGCGGGTGCGCTCTATGCCGGGGTCGTACGCTTCATCGGCCCGGCCGAAGCCGACATCCTGCATACCTTCGACATGATCGCCTATCTTCTGGTCGGCGGGATCGGCACGCTCATGGGCCCGATCGTCGGCACGCTCATCATCACCTGGGCGACCCAGTGGCTGCAGTCGTTCGAGGAGTACCGGATGATCATTTTCGGGCCGATGCTCGTCCTGCTCGTGATCTTCTTCCCCAAGGGTATCGTGGGCAGCTTCCTGGCGTGGCGCGCTCGGCGCGCGGCACGCCGGGCAACCGTGCCGGCGCGCTCGTCGCCGGTCTCCACAGCCCGGAGCACCCCGCGCGCCTCGGAGGGCCGGGATCATGCTTAA
- a CDS encoding DHA2 family efflux MFS transporter permease subunit, whose product MRDRRYAPPTLDTLFERFGSRYRWYVTTTVMLGTFSVILASTIINVAVPAIMQEFAVAQDQVHWLATGFLAAMTVGMLLNAWAVSRFGSRGAFAIAMTCFIAASIVGGSSTQFGVLVAARVLQGLMAGMIQPHALVAVFQVFPVARRGQAMGIYGMGVVLGPAIAPALGGILVDAVSWRATFFVVIPACLLATGMAWCFLPGRHRRNTPRPDLPGLVLLSATLVTSLWALASVHRRGLTDPVLWAALTGGALLAALFVGWQRRADNPLFEFAVFREPGFGASFLLSMAMGAGLFASTYLTPLYFQQVAGMSASAAGLTLVPAGLAMAFIFPIAGHLTDRAPVARVIAAGMLLFVASLVLLCLAGPTTAGLWLILWSALGRLGIGLMMPPVTTAGLSLLGPALLDRGSGIINFARQIGGAIGINLCAVIAQYASDFHAMGPGYRVESVDAFEAGFDSAFAALALAFVLAAWALYRMQAALRVQGAHSAGH is encoded by the coding sequence ATGCGCGACCGCCGATACGCGCCGCCGACGCTCGACACACTGTTCGAGCGCTTCGGGTCGCGCTATCGCTGGTATGTCACCACCACCGTCATGCTGGGCACTTTCTCGGTGATCCTGGCCTCGACGATCATCAACGTCGCCGTACCGGCGATCATGCAGGAGTTCGCGGTCGCCCAGGACCAGGTCCACTGGCTGGCGACCGGTTTTCTAGCGGCGATGACGGTCGGCATGCTCCTCAATGCATGGGCCGTGTCGCGGTTCGGCTCGCGCGGGGCCTTCGCGATCGCGATGACATGTTTCATCGCCGCCTCGATCGTGGGCGGGTCGAGCACGCAGTTCGGTGTGCTCGTCGCTGCGCGCGTGCTTCAAGGGCTGATGGCCGGTATGATCCAGCCGCATGCGCTGGTGGCGGTGTTCCAGGTGTTTCCGGTGGCGCGCCGCGGCCAGGCGATGGGCATCTACGGCATGGGCGTGGTGCTCGGCCCGGCCATCGCGCCGGCGCTGGGCGGGATTCTGGTCGATGCGGTGTCTTGGCGTGCGACCTTCTTCGTGGTGATTCCGGCCTGTCTGCTGGCGACCGGCATGGCGTGGTGTTTCCTGCCGGGCCGGCATCGGCGCAATACGCCCCGGCCCGATCTGCCGGGGTTGGTTCTGTTGAGCGCCACGCTGGTGACCTCGCTATGGGCTTTGGCCTCTGTGCATCGGCGCGGCCTGACTGATCCGGTACTGTGGGCAGCCCTGACCGGCGGTGCCCTGTTGGCGGCGTTATTCGTCGGATGGCAACGACGCGCGGACAATCCGTTGTTCGAGTTCGCGGTGTTTCGGGAGCCGGGCTTCGGTGCGAGCTTTCTGCTGTCGATGGCCATGGGAGCCGGCCTGTTCGCCAGTACCTACCTCACGCCGCTTTATTTTCAGCAGGTGGCCGGAATGAGTGCGTCCGCTGCGGGGCTGACCCTGGTCCCCGCGGGGCTGGCCATGGCCTTCATCTTCCCGATCGCCGGGCATCTGACCGACCGAGCACCGGTCGCGCGCGTCATCGCGGCCGGCATGCTGCTATTCGTGGCCAGCCTCGTGCTGCTGTGTCTGGCCGGCCCGACGACCGCTGGATTGTGGCTGATCCTGTGGAGTGCACTCGGGCGGTTGGGGATCGGGCTCATGATGCCGCCGGTGACCACCGCCGGCCTGTCGCTGCTCGGGCCTGCGCTGCTGGATCGTGGCTCGGGCATCATCAACTTCGCGCGCCAGATCGGCGGGGCGATCGGGATCAACCTGTGTGCCGTGATTGCCCAATATGCCAGCGATTTCCATGCGATGGGCCCGGGCTACCGCGTGGAAAGCGTGGACGCTTTCGAGGCCGGCTTCGACAGCGCGTTTGCGGCGCTCGCGCTCGCCTTCGTACTCGCCGCATGGGCGCTGTACCGCATGCAGGCGGCACTGCGTGTGCAAGGTGCTCATTCGGCCGGCCACTGA
- a CDS encoding ABC transporter ATP-binding protein, which yields MLKIESLTKRFGGLAAVNDVSIEFGAHQINAIIGPNGAGKTTFFNLVAGAMAPSAGRIEFKGTDIAGLAPDRIARLGIARTFQTTMLFEESTVLDNLIVGHRLRTEARLWDVIVNSKRLRRDEKRCRDKAEQTLEFVGLSHLGQRYIADTSQEERKRVAFALALATDPELVLLDEPAGGINPEETDSLAAMIRKMVDHGITVCLIEHKMDMIMALADQILVLDHGEMIAAGTPEQIRRDPVVIEAYLGSDEDADA from the coding sequence ATGCTTAAAATCGAATCGCTGACCAAACGATTCGGCGGGTTGGCGGCGGTCAACGATGTCAGCATCGAGTTCGGCGCCCACCAGATCAATGCCATCATCGGGCCCAACGGAGCGGGTAAGACGACCTTTTTCAATCTGGTCGCCGGTGCGATGGCGCCGTCGGCCGGACGTATCGAGTTCAAGGGCACCGATATCGCGGGCCTGGCGCCCGACCGGATCGCCCGGCTGGGCATCGCACGCACGTTCCAGACGACCATGCTGTTCGAGGAGTCGACCGTGCTCGACAACCTCATCGTCGGTCATCGTCTGCGGACCGAAGCCCGTCTGTGGGATGTGATCGTCAACTCCAAACGGCTTCGCCGCGACGAAAAACGCTGCCGGGACAAGGCCGAACAGACACTCGAATTCGTAGGCCTGTCGCATCTTGGCCAGCGGTATATCGCCGATACGAGCCAGGAGGAGCGCAAACGGGTGGCGTTCGCACTGGCGCTGGCCACCGATCCGGAGCTGGTCCTGCTCGACGAGCCGGCCGGCGGCATCAATCCGGAAGAAACCGACAGCCTGGCGGCGATGATTCGCAAGATGGTCGACCACGGCATCACCGTATGTCTGATCGAACACAAGATGGACATGATCATGGCACTGGCCGATCAGATCCTGGTGCTGGATCACGGCGAGATGATCGCCGCCGGCACGCCGGAGCAGATACGCCGTGATCCGGTGGTCATCGAAGCCTACCTCGGGAGCGATGAAGATGCTGACGCTTGA
- a CDS encoding ABC transporter ATP-binding protein, whose product MLTLENVDARYDSFKALDGVSMEIAAGELVVLLGANGAGKTTLFNTISGLLKPAAGHIRVDGREVTGARPSALVQAGVVQCPEGRKLFPDMSVAKNLMLGGYVHRRDRAGMKRTLEHVLAMFPILEEKKDEAAGSLSGGQQQMVSLGRALMGRPKLLLLDEPSLGLAPLVVKQVFATVSEINREGTTVLLAEQNAFAALKIATRAYVIENGRLVMSGDRDEMLGNEAVRRAYIGA is encoded by the coding sequence ATGCTGACGCTTGAGAATGTCGACGCCCGATACGACAGTTTCAAGGCGCTGGACGGCGTATCCATGGAGATCGCCGCCGGCGAACTGGTTGTGCTGCTGGGCGCCAACGGCGCCGGCAAAACCACTCTGTTCAACACCATCAGCGGCCTGCTCAAGCCGGCGGCCGGCCATATCCGGGTCGATGGCCGCGAGGTGACCGGTGCGCGCCCGTCGGCGTTGGTCCAGGCCGGTGTGGTGCAGTGTCCGGAAGGCCGTAAGCTGTTCCCGGACATGTCGGTGGCCAAGAACCTCATGCTCGGTGGCTATGTTCATCGCCGCGACCGGGCGGGCATGAAACGCACGCTCGAACATGTACTGGCCATGTTCCCGATTCTCGAGGAGAAGAAGGACGAAGCGGCCGGCTCGCTGTCTGGTGGCCAGCAGCAGATGGTGTCACTCGGCCGGGCCCTGATGGGCCGGCCGAAGTTGTTGCTGCTCGACGAACCTTCGCTAGGCCTGGCGCCGCTGGTGGTCAAGCAGGTCTTTGCCACCGTCAGCGAAATCAATCGCGAGGGCACCACCGTGCTGCTCGCCGAACAGAACGCATTCGCCGCACTCAAGATCGCAACCCGTGCCTATGTCATCGAAAACGGCCGCCTGGTCATGTCCGGCGATCGTGACGAAATGCTGGGCAACGAAGCGGTGCGGCGTGCCTATATCGGTGCCTGA
- a CDS encoding branched-chain amino acid ABC transporter permease, with protein sequence MELFLQQVLNGLTLGSIYGLVALGLTLVYGILHVPNFAHGALYMIGAYVAYFAMVDIGLNYWVAMVVAAAVVAMVSVVCERLVFHPLRNAPPIHDKIAAIGILLFFEAVVQMVWGADFRRLPTPYTEIFHFAGLTLPAQRLLIIVGAFSLMAGLHLYLKKTMTGSTIIAMAQNREGAFLVGIDANRVAMMTFAIAGALAAIAATLFAPINLVYPAMGNLVLLKAFVIIILGGMGSIPGAIIGGLIIGFSEALGGFYLSNDYKDLIAFGLLVAILSIKPTGLFTRGVR encoded by the coding sequence TTGGAACTGTTCCTTCAGCAGGTGCTCAACGGCCTGACGCTCGGCAGTATCTATGGCCTGGTTGCCCTCGGCCTGACGCTCGTCTACGGCATTCTGCACGTCCCCAATTTCGCCCATGGCGCGCTGTACATGATCGGTGCGTACGTAGCGTATTTCGCCATGGTCGATATCGGCCTGAACTACTGGGTGGCGATGGTGGTCGCAGCGGCGGTCGTGGCCATGGTGTCGGTCGTCTGTGAGCGGCTGGTATTCCACCCGCTGCGCAACGCTCCGCCCATCCACGACAAGATCGCGGCGATCGGCATATTGCTGTTTTTCGAAGCGGTGGTGCAGATGGTCTGGGGGGCTGATTTCCGGCGTCTGCCGACGCCTTATACGGAGATCTTCCATTTCGCCGGGCTGACGCTGCCGGCCCAGCGATTGCTGATCATCGTCGGCGCGTTTTCGCTGATGGCCGGGCTGCATCTCTATCTGAAGAAGACCATGACCGGATCGACCATCATCGCCATGGCGCAGAACCGGGAGGGGGCCTTTCTGGTGGGCATCGACGCCAACCGCGTGGCGATGATGACGTTCGCCATCGCCGGCGCGTTGGCCGCAATCGCGGCCACGCTGTTCGCGCCGATCAACCTGGTCTATCCCGCCATGGGCAATCTGGTGCTGCTCAAGGCGTTCGTGATCATCATCCTGGGCGGCATGGGCAGTATTCCGGGGGCGATCATCGGCGGGCTGATCATCGGCTTTTCCGAAGCGCTCGGGGGGTTCTATCTGTCCAACGACTATAAGGACCTGATCGCCTTCGGTTTGCTGGTGGCCATACTCTCGATCAAGCCCACCGGACTGTTCACGCGGGGGGTGCGCTGA
- a CDS encoding NADP-dependent oxidoreductase: protein MTMNRQIILAERPDGMPDATHLPLREAAMPKPQDGQVLVRTIYLSLDPYMRGRMSAAKSYAASVEVGAVMEGQTVGQVVASRHPEFAEDDFVLAPGGWQAYAAVAGKTLRKLDPAVAPISTAVGVLGMPGFTAYAGLEEIGKPQAGETVVVSAAAGAVGQVVGQIARIKGCRVVGVAGADDKCRHVVETYGFDACVNYKDDDFAEQLAAACPDGVDVYWENVGGKVFTTVLDLFNDFARIPVCGRIAHYNDSGAPDGPDRLPGLMGRILVKRLLFKGFIQFDYRHRQPDFVQDMGAWVRDGKVRYQEDIVDGLEHAVDAFQGLLSGRNRGKLLVRVGDDPTRN from the coding sequence ATGACCATGAACCGACAGATCATCCTTGCCGAACGTCCGGACGGCATGCCCGACGCCACGCACCTGCCGCTGCGCGAAGCCGCCATGCCGAAGCCGCAGGACGGGCAGGTGCTGGTGCGTACGATCTACCTGTCTCTGGACCCGTACATGCGCGGTCGTATGAGTGCAGCCAAGTCCTATGCGGCCAGCGTCGAGGTGGGGGCCGTGATGGAAGGCCAGACCGTCGGCCAGGTGGTGGCTTCACGCCATCCTGAGTTCGCCGAGGACGATTTCGTGCTTGCGCCGGGCGGCTGGCAGGCCTACGCGGCGGTGGCCGGCAAAACGCTACGCAAGCTGGATCCGGCTGTGGCCCCGATCAGCACCGCGGTGGGTGTGCTCGGCATGCCCGGCTTCACGGCGTATGCCGGGCTCGAGGAGATCGGCAAGCCGCAGGCCGGCGAAACCGTGGTCGTATCCGCGGCGGCCGGCGCGGTCGGCCAGGTGGTGGGCCAGATCGCGCGTATCAAGGGGTGTCGTGTGGTGGGTGTCGCCGGCGCCGACGACAAATGCCGGCATGTGGTCGAGACCTATGGCTTCGATGCCTGCGTGAATTACAAGGACGACGATTTCGCCGAGCAGTTGGCCGCTGCCTGTCCGGACGGAGTGGACGTCTATTGGGAGAACGTCGGCGGCAAGGTGTTCACCACCGTGCTCGATCTGTTCAACGATTTCGCCCGGATTCCGGTATGCGGACGGATCGCCCATTACAATGACAGCGGCGCGCCGGACGGGCCCGATCGTCTGCCTGGGCTGATGGGCCGGATCCTGGTCAAGCGTCTGTTGTTCAAGGGCTTCATCCAGTTCGACTATCGTCATCGGCAGCCCGATTTCGTGCAGGACATGGGTGCCTGGGTACGCGACGGCAAAGTGCGTTATCAGGAAGATATCGTCGACGGGCTGGAGCACGCCGTCGATGCGTTTCAAGGCCTGTTGTCCGGCCGCAACCGCGGCAAACTGCTGGTTCGCGTCGGTGACGATCCCACCCGCAACTGA